CCGGTGCGTGGAGGCGTTCATCGCCATCCTGCAACGCGAAGTGAAGCCGGAGCCCCTTCCCCAGAACAAGCTTGCCGCCACCGGCTGACCGCAAAGGGCCCCCCGAGGATTCCTCATTGACACCCTCGGAGGCGTCCCCTATAAATAGCCGCGCCGCGGCCGGGCCGCGCCTCGTGGAGAACCCGGCCAGACACCGAGGAGGCGAGCGCATGCCGGAGGCCCGGGCGCCCGAGCCATCGCGATCCGCAGGGACCCCTCGTCGCTTTCCGCTGCTCTACGCCATCCTTCTCGTCCTGCTGGTCACCGGTCTGGTGCCGCTGACCATCGCTGCCTACAAGCAGATCGCCATTTCCCGCGAGTCGCTCATCACCTCCACCCAGGAGAACCAGCTGATGATCGCCTCCTCCATCGCGCGCTCGCTGAGCAGCAGCATCGAGGAGGCCCGTACCCACCTGGTGAAGCTGGGCGACTTCCTGGAGGCGGTCGTGCGCGAAGGAGGACCGGGGCTGGTGGAAAAGGTGGTCCACGACCGCGAGACGATGTCCAGCCACCTGGCCACCGACATGGTCCTGGTGCGCTACCTGCCGGCCGGGGGAGGAAAATTCGACGCCATCCGTGATGGCGTGGAGCTGGGAGAGGAAGCCGAGGCGATCCTGGCGCAGGGGGCCAGGGCGGCCCGCCGCGGCGAGGTCGGATTGTCGGATCCCTTCGCGGTCGGCCAGAACGCCTACGCCGTGGCGCTCTCGGTCCCGGTCGGGGGCAAGGAAGGGCGCCCTTCGCACGGCGTCCTGCAGAGCCTCGTCGACCTGGGCCCGCTGTGGGAGCGCGCCACCGGTCCGCGGCTGATGGGCTACATCGTCTATGCCCTGGACGGCAGCGGCAACCTCTTCGCCTCCCTGGACGAGGAGGATATGCTCGGGCGCACCGACTACCACGCCTTCGACATCGTCAAGAAGTTCATGGCCGCCCCCACCAAGAGCAAGGAGACCTCCGGCTTCTCGCTGTCGGTGGACGGGGTGAAGCGCGACTACCTGGCAAGCGTCGACGTCACCAATGAGGGGTGGGGGATTTTCGTCCAGCTGGAGAAGCGCCTCGCCTACGCCGCGGTGCGCGACATGATCCTGTCGACCATCACCTGGGCGACCGTGGCGCTGGGACTG
Above is a window of Candidatus Polarisedimenticolia bacterium DNA encoding:
- a CDS encoding HD domain-containing phosphohydrolase; translation: MPEARAPEPSRSAGTPRRFPLLYAILLVLLVTGLVPLTIAAYKQIAISRESLITSTQENQLMIASSIARSLSSSIEEARTHLVKLGDFLEAVVREGGPGLVEKVVHDRETMSSHLATDMVLVRYLPAGGGKFDAIRDGVELGEEAEAILAQGARAARRGEVGLSDPFAVGQNAYAVALSVPVGGKEGRPSHGVLQSLVDLGPLWERATGPRLMGYIVYALDGSGNLFASLDEEDMLGRTDYHAFDIVKKFMAAPTKSKETSGFSLSVDGVKRDYLASVDVTNEGWGIFVQLEKRLAYAAVRDMILSTITWATVALGLALALAFWTAGSIARPVNQLAETARAFAKGDFHARADVRSHSEIGELAETYNRMSDQIQEHIKKLHAAALENQELFLGTIKALAAAIDEKDPYTRGHSDRVMRYSVMIAKELGLSQREIRDVEIGSLLHDVGKIGIDDRILRKPSVLTEEEYRYMKQHPEKGFAMLASIKNMRDINPAVKHHHERWDGSGYPSGLKGDDIPLIARIVNVADTFDAMTTNRPYQKSMTFEKAVARLRELSGSAHDPRLVEIVAGLYTRGVIKDTPAEREKAQI